The DNA sequence CATCGGCTTGGTGACAAGAAGATAACGCCGCCAAGCCCCCATAATCATTAACTCCCGATTTATTGATCTCAAAATTTCCTGCAGCCGGCACCTGCAACTTTTTTTGGAATTCTAGTTTTGGAAGCAAAGTATCGTTTTAACTCGTCTAATTCCCAGATGGTATGCTGCGTTTGGCAGGCGCTGGAAAACTGCTTTTTTGGGGTGGGACGGCTTTTTTGTGGTCTGTAGCTTGCTTTGGAAATGTAGAGTTTATTAGGTAGTTTTTAGTTTGTTCGTTGCGCTATACGCGGTAATAGTACAGCTTGGTTAGTACATAGGCTTGCCAAGTCTAGGACCCGGGTTCAAATCCCGGTTACCGCACTTCCATTCTTAACTCGATTTGAGTCGTTGTCTCTTTTGTCTGGCTAATGGAGAGTGGAAATCAACCAGATTTTTTTTAGTTTAGTCAAAAATGGCTATGCCTGGAAGCTTTTATCTTGGTTTAAACAAAAAAAAGAAAAGGGAAGGAAATTTTAGGGCTTTTTTCTTGTAACCAGCAATGCCAGAATAGCGCCGACCACGATTATGGTCACGATGATTCCAGCTATTCCGGGTAGCAGGTAGGTTTCGGAAGCTGTAGCAACGGGTATTGGGCTTGGTGTCGGTGTTGCTGGTGCGGGGTCCACTGCAAATGCTGTTTCTGCCTGTGAGGGCCAATAGGATTCGCTGCCTGCGAATGAGGCGTATACTACGAATTTGCCTTCTATGTCTGGTGTCCACTGGTAGCTGTATGCTCCGTTAGAGTCTGTTGTTGTAACGCCGATTTCTCGGTAGTTGCCGTTGTCATCTACGACGCTTAACGTCACTGGAACGCCTGTTGTATTGGCTGGCCGTGGCTTCTGCATGTAGACGTATTCCATCCATTCGCCCATGCTTTCGTCGGATACTGCTGGTACGCCGTTGGGGAATCTGGCTGCCTGTTCATTCTGCTTTGTGCCTGCTGCAATATCAGTTACTGTTCCGCTGATAACCAGTGATCTGCCGAATTCTATGGATGCTTTAGGTGCATCTACCGTCATTTGGCTGGGTCCTTTGCCGACACAGTATATCTGTGAGTCATAGCAGTTGAGGTAGACGAAGAAGCCGTCTGCGACAAGGTCACTTTGGCCCACGTACATACCTGTGCCCCAACCCATCATAGTCCAGATTTCTTCACCTGTGGTAGCGTTGATGCATCGGTATTGCGCGTCTTTGTAGAAGGGTGAGTCAGGCGAGTGCTCGGTTGTGCCTAAAATGATTTTTCCGTCAGCCACAACGTCCGCGAAGATCGGGTACACTCCCCAGGCTGTTTCCAGACCCGAGTAGGTTGTGTTGCCTGGTCCGCCGTTGCCGTATGTCCAAATTAAATCTCCCGTTTTAATGTCGTAGCAGTGCATTATGCCATCAAAGCCAGAAACGTAGAGGTTTCCGTAAGCCGCAATAGTGGTGCTTCGCATGGTGTCCCATTTTGCATCTTCAGGTTGCACATCCCATATCATGCTTCCATCGGTGAGGCTGTAGCCGGTGAGCCTTAGGTTCTCTTTGTCCTGCATGGTAAATACGCCTGCGTCTCCATCGATTGCCATGATTTTCCTTGTTGCGTTGTCTGGTGCTGCCTTGTAGAACTTGTTCCACAGGATTTGTCCTTGGGAGCCTTCCTTTATGCTGATTGCGGTTACGTTCATGCCTGCCTGCGGGTCTCTTGGGCCGCCCATGCTTCCTTGTGTGAGCAGCAGAAGCTGTCCTGGAACTAAATGTCTGTTCACGGTCCATGTGCCTGAACTCAGTGACGGGATCGTAACGTTCCAGTCATAACGTGCTGCGGTTCCTGCATCTATGGTTCCTGTGTTTTCCACTGTGAATACTTTGGATGAGTTCCATTGGCCTAACCATTTTCCCGCGGAGTTATAGATGTATCGTAGGACTTCTCCCTGTGATCCAGCAGCTGCAGCTAAGCTTGAGGGCACGTTTGTTATGTTAAGTCCCATGACTCTGCCCGTTGCCGGGTCGTATGCTCTGGCAAAGTTCAACGTGAATAGATAACCATTGGGTGGA is a window from the Candidatus Bathyarchaeota archaeon genome containing:
- a CDS encoding PQQ-binding-like beta-propeller repeat protein, producing MKKFSNKRAIATVIATILIVTISVQIIQFPATNAHSPAWEIPSFAFVVAQPTLVGAGQQVSVFMWVDAPMPSSAEGNDYRRHDYVLTITKPDGTTEVTEWPVVVDTTGVQSYFFTPTQVGNYTLLFQYKGQKFTWNATAVSSWTNDYFKPANDTTTITVQEDPVTAPILGFPLPTEYWTRPIEGQNTDWWKISSNWLNPPFIRIGDSGTQGATSTCDTQGGYGRYQPDGTLPNSPHIMWTRPIQDGGVVGGGSYDVLGKTYYMGGSYNVRFTEAVVMNGRLSYLEPWGNSGSGGDYICVDLRTGEEIWRVNYTTIASVGKPVAGYLYSYDMMNQHGVPPNGYLFTLNFARAYDPATGRVMGLNITNVPSSLAAAAGSQGEVLRYIYNSAGKWLGQWNSSKVFTVENTGTIDAGTAARYDWNVTIPSLSSGTWTVNRHLVPGQLLLLTQGSMGGPRDPQAGMNVTAISIKEGSQGQILWNKFYKAAPDNATRKIMAIDGDAGVFTMQDKENLRLTGYSLTDGSMIWDVQPEDAKWDTMRSTTIAAYGNLYVSGFDGIMHCYDIKTGDLIWTYGNGGPGNTTYSGLETAWGVYPIFADVVADGKIILGTTEHSPDSPFYKDAQYRCINATTGEEIWTMMGWGTGMYVGQSDLVADGFFVYLNCYDSQIYCVGKGPSQMTVDAPKASIEFGRSLVISGTVTDIAAGTKQNEQAARFPNGVPAVSDESMGEWMEYVYMQKPRPANTTGVPVTLSVVDDNGNYREIGVTTTDSNGAYSYQWTPDIEGKFVVYASFAGSESYWPSQAETAFAVDPAPATPTPSPIPVATASETYLLPGIAGIIVTIIVVGAILALLVTRKKP